AGCGCCGAGCGCCTGGTCGGCCGAGAGCCGGTCGAGCCGGTCGATCCGCTGGTACCGGAAGAGCCGCTCGGAGTACGACTTGGCGGCGGAGAGGACGGCCGGCAGGTGCGGCAGGCCCGCGCCGACCACGATCAGTGGCGCGCCGAGCTGCGAAAGCTCGTGGCAGGCGGCGCAGAGTGCCGAGACGTCCTCCGCGCCGAGGTCCTGCATCTCGTCGATGAAGAGCGCGATGCCGGTGCCGACGTCGGTCGCCACGCTGGCCGCGTCGCTGAAGAGCTCGACCAGGTCGATCTCGATGTCGCCGGAGTCGGCCCGCCCGGCCCGCACCGGCGCGTCGATGCCGGGCTGCCAGCGGTCGCGCAGCTTGGCGTTGGACGCGTTGGCGCGCAGGGCGAACGCCTTGAGCACGCCGAGGAAGTCGTCGATCCGGTCGGGTGCGCGGTGATGCGGGGCCAGCTCGCGCACCGCCATGTGCAGGGCGGCGCTCACCGGACGGCGCAGCGACTGGTCGGGGCGGGCCTCGATCTTGCCGGTGCCCCACAGCCGGCCGATGGCCTGCGAACGCAGCGTGTTGAGCAGGACGGTCTTGCCGACGCCGCGCAGGCCGGTGAGCATCAGGCTGCGCTCGGGGCGGCCGCGGGCCACCCGCTCCAGCACGACGTCAAAGACCTCCAGCTCGCGGTCGCGGCCGGCGAGCTCGGGCGGGCGCTGCCCGGCGCCGGGGGCGTAGGGGTTGCGGACCGGATCCACGTATCGCACCGTATCGGCTCGTCTACGGCAGACCCTAGATTGCCGAATACATGGGTGTGTCGCGGCAAGTCGACAAATAAATAGCGCCGTCTAGCCTTATCGCTA
The window above is part of the Phytohabitans houttuyneae genome. Proteins encoded here:
- a CDS encoding ATP-binding protein, encoding MDPVRNPYAPGAGQRPPELAGRDRELEVFDVVLERVARGRPERSLMLTGLRGVGKTVLLNTLRSQAIGRLWGTGKIEARPDQSLRRPVSAALHMAVRELAPHHRAPDRIDDFLGVLKAFALRANASNAKLRDRWQPGIDAPVRAGRADSGDIEIDLVELFSDAASVATDVGTGIALFIDEMQDLGAEDVSALCAACHELSQLGAPLIVVGAGLPHLPAVLSAAKSYSERLFRYQRIDRLDRLSADQALGAPASREEVEYEQKALDLLYEKSGGYPYFVQAYGKATWDHAPRSPITAEDVRVAAPEAEGELAVGFFGSRYERATPAEREYMRAMAALSVNEPTDDMDAAVPTAEIAKQLGRKPASLSPARDALIKKGLIYSGERGTVAFTVPHFGRYLRTVG